A region of the Perca flavescens isolate YP-PL-M2 chromosome 15, PFLA_1.0, whole genome shotgun sequence genome:
GAGCCAGACCACCCTGCTGTCCATGGCCGAGGGCGGCGAGCTGAGGGTCGACCCGGAATACCGAGGGCGGCTGCAGATCTGTGGAGGTCTGGACTCCCTGCAGGTCAATGTGACCATGTCCCATTTACAGCGCAGTGACACGGGACTCTACATGTGGGAGCTGAGATACAGAGAGAACAGCTCTAATCAGATCATCCTCAGTGCTCAAAAGGTGTTCTTGTTGGTTGAAGGGACAGGTATGTGGTTCAAACAACTCACGATACACTTTGCTGCAGTTAAATCCAGGTCACTCTGTGCAGATTTTGATGTGTattggtgtgtgtttttggtgcAGGGAGGTCATGCCAGTGCTCTCCCAGTTACCGTCCTCTGCTCTTGACCATCTTTACAGTAACAGGGCTTCTTCTGCTCACACTCAGCTGGCTGGCCACAGAGAAATGTGTGAGTATTATATCAACTAATATTTCACCCAGCAGGCTGCAGATTAATTATGTTGTGAAGCAACAGTGCTCCTGTGTTTGATAGTATTTCTGACTGACACTAGCTTTTCAGGCAGCAACGCAAGTAAGACATATTAAGTTTAATACCGATTAATGTGTCAGCTTGAATAGAGGCCTGAcaaacatcaaaaacatgtactaggttctccagtcagtgtccttgatcaaggcactggctcagatctggagttggtccccgggcgctgtgattggctgcccactgctcccttgagggatgggttaaatgcagagaataaatttcgctacatgtatgtgtatgtgacaataaagtacctttacttCTGTTTGAAGGAGTTTTCAAGGCAAGTAATGCAAAAAAAGAGGCCTGATAATTATTGCTGAAACTGTTGGTGTATGTCtcataacatacagtatgtggcatTATGTCAAGTGGCAAAGGGAAATATCTCCACATCAATATGAAATATCCAAAAGGAAAAATAGTAATCACATGTGGACCCCCAACATTACTAACTGACAGACAGTGTGATATGTGTTAACAACTGTAACAAACTACAGCCTCAAAAATGACCATCAACGTCAGTCAAAACATCTTGtagtccaaaaaaaacaaccttaggCTTCACTTAATCAGTGTTTATTGCAGGGATTTTGGGTtgtaaagtgttcatattattcTGTCTACTCCCTCTATTGTGCATTATTCTGCTGAGTGGGCCTCAACAAGTCTTACCTTTTCTGTTcagtgtactgtatatcttaCTATTACTTAGAACAGGGGTGTAAAATCACCAGCTGGGTACCAGACGTGCCCAAAAGACATGTTTAGAATTTATAGTTACATCCCAGCccacaaattatttttcctttttctcatTTTGGTTTTTTGTTGGTCATTAATTTTAGAGTAATCATTATGTACCAGAATTGTGAGATAAAACTGTCTCTTTCTAAACCAAAAGAAAGGTTAACACAGACAAAAGATAATTTGTTTATGTTCAGTTTAAAGTAATTGCGTTTGTTTCTCATCTGAAAGGAGAAAGTTGTTGTGTGCAGGAATAAAATCTCAGTGGTATTACTCTATTAAACATGCACAAAGATCAACAGAAAgctaatctgcaactatttatTAATCATTTACAGTGAGTGATTTCTAAAGCAAAGATGCCAAACATGATCTGGTTCCATCTTACAGTGATCTTACTTTTTGAATAACTAAATGACGATAAACTGAAATAATTTGTTGTAGGTGAAGGCGAGGCATCATCACAGACCACAACCTCCGGTTCCTATATATGAGGAAATGACCAGGAAGCAGCAGAGTGCCGGAATACACCAAAATAACCCAGAGGCCCCATCACACCTGGAGGAAGTCAACTTCCCTGTGTACGCTAACTCCAACATCCGACAGCCACAGGAAAACTATTACGCCTGTCCCAGACAGCTCGCCCTCAGAGCCTGACGTGACTTCTGGCATCGCGCTAATGGTGCACAGAACATTCACAGGAAGACACCAGCTTTACTGCAGCAATATGAGAGCGAGGGCTGACTTCTCATCCAGGAAATCAAAAAAAGATTGGTGGAAAAAAGCCACAGAGACAAACACCAAATGGCACATTTTTAAcagccaagaaaaaaaaacgctattttattaatattgaaaGAAGCTCCATAGTTCATGAAAACATTTGTTTCGGTGCATGTCATGTAACAATCACATTCTATGAGGAGAAAGatatacagagagaaaaaaaaaataaaacattacaagCCACTGACTTTTCATTAAATCTCAgtacatacatttttacttaatatttccaaaacaaaaaaaaaaaaaaaaaaaaaaaaagaaaagaaaaagcagcCCTAATCACATATCACCCACCCCACCCTAAAAAAAAACCCTTGAGGGTAATAGGCTAGAATCCCACAGTGCTAAAGAGTGAGACGCTCATTGGTTTTAGGAATACACAGCATGGCGATGTAGCGCTAGGTCAATCTGAAGAAGGGGAAGGAAGCTGGAGGCGGAGGGCTTTACATGACTCACCCCTCCACCCGCCTCCACCCCCTTAAAAacccaaacaaataaaaacacattggaTCCCAAAAACCCCTGCATTAGATCAGCCACTTAGAAGTAGGCCATAAAATCCCCatctccccaaaaaaaaaaaaacacttgtgcaTAGTTTCATGATCCTTTACAACCAGCTCATGTTTTACAAACATCCtccaaaatgtgaaaaatgttccACAAAAGTCTGATTTATCTTCTAATCATACCCGCTGtgggagaatgagagagagaaagagagacagaggaaagaaagagtAATGCACAATGTTCCTGATTCAGTCAGGACGGGACCTCATtaagaaaacacaataaagattCAAACATACAGCATTTTGCATGTTATTcactgtctttctttttttaacaatcaAAATCATTGACCTTTTATGTTATTAAATGTAAAGCAATTTTAATATATAGATTTATATATAAAGCactcatttttcatttaaagtccaTTATTTGGTTATTATGTAACTGCTACGGATTTAGAAACAAAAGGTATTTTCTCTTCTTCTGAAATCCATAACTTTCAGTGCTTAGAATGGTTTCTTTTAAatcatccttttttttcttttttttttttactcataatcataaaaatgtacattaaaATGGCGTGGAGTTGGTACTCTGGAACCCTGGCCTTCCTGAGACAAGATCCACTTTTCCGTGTGTGTGCAAGATAGTGAGcaattatgtctttttttcttttcttttttttttttttttatataaaggaaaaatatatataatcaacacaaaacatacagACTTCAGATAGTCCATGAACTCAACATTAACACAGAACAAAGAAGgttaaacagaaaaagacaacactgttCAATCCCAGAGTTCTGAAAGTAGCACAATATATCTTCATTCTTtaaagtgttgtgtgtgtggttttttttttttttttttttttttaaatggaagcattttgtcttttttttttttttttttcccaacattCCCATGGTTTAATTCCTTTGTGTTGCTGATTTAGTTTTGAActccagaaaaaaaactaagtgTTTGTAAACCATCAGTGGCCTTGCAGGAAAACAAATGATAACACGAGTGaatggaacagaagtgaaaaCAGAACGAAAGCTAACAAACCAAAAAGGTAGGCACCTCTGAAGTGAGCCGTAGAAGCCAAGGCTCAGTCTGACGTCTCGTCCTTCACTCTCTCCGTTGCTCAGATTTTGGAGAGCTGAAGTCCTTCTACCCCAATCTATGGCCACAGGTctgcaaaatactttttttgcggcatttgtttttatacatatgtgattttttttttccttcagtttttcttgtttttttctcccccccACAGGTTTATAGTCCAAAAAATGGTGCAATACTCAATTATGATCCATACTTTCTTGGATTATTCCACAATAGAAGCCACTAAGGTagataaacattacattttaaaaacacacttatTTTAGTCCTTGAGTAAACATTTACACATGAACTGTCCCCGTCTCCCCTCAGTACTTGTATCATGTTGTTTGTTTAGCTGGATGAGGGGTGAGGCCGACACTCAGTGCAACGCTAGAGGCTAGTAACAATTAACATCAGAATATATTTTTTGACAagcaaaacaacagaaaaacaaatcaacaacaaaagtatactaaattgaaaagaaaacaaggcggatttctttttttccgcTGTAATCACGAGCTCTCGTTCATATTTTCACCTTACACACTGAACATTCATTcatacaacatacagtacaagcaGCCTTGTGCAAACACTCAAATACAACAGATGTAAATTTGCCTTTATATCGAtctttgttttcaacaacacTCGTATTTCAAATTTAATTCACTCTGAACCGATGCTATCAAAAATCTCTGAAGTGTATGAATGAGACAAAAAACCACTACAAAAAGTGTTCACATTACATTATTGGCGCTTCTTTTGATTCAAgtatttgttttcattattttgtattactcTGATATGTTTATGATCTTGCCTTCTGGGAAATATAATGTTGAGGATACACAGGGCCAAagccaggggggggggggcttagGCTAAGTGGAAAACAGAGAGATCTagccataaacacacatacaaccaTTATGTACTATTggttgtatactgtatatgaactaGCATGTGCATATTCAACCCAggcctttgtttttgttttttttaaaagagtgaTTTGCTAATTCAACTCTTTTTGGGGCCCCCCAGACCCCTGTCTGATCCATGATTGAGAAGCATATTTTTGCTCGAGCTCCAGTTGCCTTTGAGTCCGtgcaacttttaaaaaaaaaaaaaaaaaaaaagagagcgtCTGATTTCCAACACTAGACAGGTAGATAAGAGTGCAGGCGAGGGGTGTGGGACGGGGCGGGGCTCTCAGTGCTGGTGCtgcgccaaaaaaaaaaaaaaaaaaatccagggCACATCTGAGACTCGACCTCCGTCCCAGTAACCCATCCTCCCACTCTATTCGACTCCCCACTTCCAACGCCAGTTGCTTGATTCAAGTCCAGTGTGGAATAAATGCAGGTTTTCaggaacaaacaaacacacaaacagacaacacAGGCAATAGTGATTGTTTTGTTGAATGATGGGAGTCTAAAGCGACTCTGGAAGAGTGCAAATCCCTTACGTTTTAAGACTTGGTACCAAAACTTGAGGTGCGTCTCTATTTCTGCAGATAACGTCGGGGAACTGCTTGGAACCTGACCTCAAAGCCAGATAAGCAGAAATGACCTGTTGTATTTATGCCGGCGTGGCCTTCCGGTTGGAGGTCCAAAGTGAACCACCTGGATACAGCTTCCCCACATGTGACCCGGAGAGCGAGCCCAGACGGGGTGAGAAGGCGACAGCTTGCAGAGAAACAGAACACAGGCATCTCAGCCTTGGAGTGCACAGctaaacagacttttttttttttgtagtttctaGTTTTTGCAAAAACCTTGATgataaagaaaaatatgtttttggtttgaaagaGATGTACTCGATGTGACCCATAAACACCAACaacaaccccccccaccccatttCCACAGCCAGGTTCTCCACTAAATTTCCAGTCTACTGTTGGTGAAAGACCAGCACCAATCATCTGTCCTGCCCGTCTACTCCTCAAGCCTCCTACAACTGGAGCTTGTGGTGCACGCCCCtgtagcaataataataataaaaaaaaaactaagtatCATTACACTAAAGATAAATTAGGATATGGCAAGGTGGAAGTAGATATTTGCAGATCAGTTGGCACAAGACTGAAGAGGTTACTCTTTACTCTGCTTGCCAACCACTAGTGCCTCCAGCAGGTCATTTAGTGTTATCTAGTAGCTCTGTCCACACAGTGGGAGACTAAACCGTTGAAGAGGCCCTTTCAGTGGCCCTTTCAGTGTCCCTTTCAGTGTCCCTTACATTTTATCCAGGGCTTTCAAGGGAAGCTGCCTGGTAATAAAGGTTAAGAGAAAAGTGAAGATTGGCAGATGTGGGTGGGGGAATGGCTGTGATTTTCTAGATGGCTGTGAACGAACACATCCTTGTCTTTGCATAGAAATGGAAGGCTGTTATCAGTTGAGGTGGTTCTAAGTGTAACTGAGTGCTCCCAGAGTTAAACATAAAGCACCAGTGTGAGTGAGGCCCATCAACACTAAAGGATGTGTGTGTTATGAGACAACATAGAGTGGAGGTGCTCCAGGATGGGCAGAGGAAGTTGGCTCACTATCCTGGAGAACCTTTGACTACATAACTTTTTCCACTTGATTTGACTCTTCTGTCGGATtccagcaagcaagcaacaagACCTCCCCCACCAGGCTTTTCTACTGACATCTGCAGTGTTTCGTATGGCCTTGCTGACAGCTGAGGCGTACCTCTACACTACACACTGCTTGTGCCTCAGAGGCAGTGGGAGGGGCAGGAGAGAAGCTGAACACTGCATAAAGACCAATATTAAAAAGCCATGAAATCATCATCAGAAAACAATCATTATCTATATCATCAATGATAACAGCAACAATATCAGCAAACTCCATGAcaacaatcaaataaaaatgcaCACTGGCAATTCCAAAAGTGAAaccaaggaaataaaaaaaaaataaaaaatcaaacaCCCCAAACTCTGGCTAAAGTGATCCTTGcaggagagagacaaagagagttGGAGGTTGCTGAGGACAGATTCTGGCGCAGCAGTAGTAGTAAATTTAATACAGGGGGGCCAGTTCTGAAAGAGCTGCTCTTGGCCTGCTGGCCAGGGGTGGAAGAGGAGGGAAGCCAGTCTGTAGGGATCCGCAGGGAGGCAGCGAGcgcgggggaggggggggagaaggGTGGGGTTGAGGGCTGCTGCAGAGCACTCTGCAGCAGGCAGGCACTCAGTGGCCACACTATCACACAGGTTGGCAGGACCTccaatagaaagaaaaaaaaaggacaaagaagATGGCGATCCTCCCTGCTGGATCCAGTAGAACATAAACAGGTTGAGTGTTTCCAGACACCAAGGCTAAAGATTTCAAAGTATGCAATGTAACAGTGATATTTACTTTGATAAAGAGGGTGAGTGCTTTAAGGTGCCACACCCATCATCAGTTGAGTTAGTTCTTTCTTTGCATTTCCCTTCACTTTGCTACCATGTTTGACATCCTTCCTGGTCCCACCGACTTGAGGGAAGAAggattgaaaaaaagaaagaaaaaaaaatcttcacatCCATGTCAAGTTAAAAAATAAGTATACAGAGAAGCCACTAAGCAGATTGCTTTTTAGtctttgttttttaagtttttatttgcCAGTGTTGCTTCACTTTTCTTCTATTCGTTGGCATTAAGGGTATAACGAGCTGCGACGCTCCTGCTAAGTGCTATGATAGACCACCTATTCAAAAAATCTTTGCTTCAAACCTTTCTACCAACGCAAATTtgggcaaaaagaaaaaaaaggtcatcTGGGTAAAAAGGAAAACAGGCTCCTCATTTTGGTTTGATGCCTTCTCcccaagcacacacatacatacacagaaacacacacacccgtccctccctctcccccaaaACTAGTCACTGGCGTAAGTGTGGAGAGTAGGCTGGCTGAAGAAGTGCTTTGTGGGTACGTCCTTGTGTCTTGGACAGAAGGTGGTTGAAGACCAGCTTGCTCCTCTCCTTAGCTCACTCACTCTTGAGGGGGGGAAGATGAAGAGTAGTAGTGGCAGTTttagggtgggggtggggggggggtggggtgggggatgTAGGGTAGATAGCGTTTTTGCAGTTCACTCATTCCTTACAGTCTCCTCTCTTTCTGCGAGAGGTCATAGTAGGGTGCTTGGACGGTAGAGTCTGTGGCTTATATTGCACGTCACTTGAAATGGTGGAAACACAGACCAGTGGGAAACATTTACGACTTGAGGTTTTCCACAACATCAGTGAGAGTGTCCGAGACCAAACTGCGAGTTGCCCGCAGATGAGTTGAGGTGCATTGAAGGGTTTGTTTTTACAGCTCCTTAATAATAGCAGTGGTTCATTTTGTCGTCTATCACGTCCATAACTGTACATGTGACGACCCCTAAATCTTTCCCCCCACCAGGTAAGATTGACATACACATTTGAATAATATCATTTCCTAGCTTTGTTTGCAATggtttaagaagaaaaaaactaaacaaaaaacactacaaAAATAAATGGCTTGAACACGGCGAATAGAGTTGCATCATTCCCTTTGATCATTGTGTGGGGAACTCAATCTGCTTGCAAAAATGCACTGAAGTTGTGAGCTGTGGTTGCTTACGTTGAGCCGCAGCATGTACTCTCCACTCAGGTTTTACTGGCTCAGAAATAAGGGTGTGCAAGTGTCCGTATGCTTCTTCACCAAGTACAGAGTGAGTGAGGATAGCAGGGCAGGAAAGAGGTTAAGGCTAATATTAGTGCTGAGAGAAACAAATGTTGAGTCTGGACCAGCTGAAAGTTTGACAACCACTCTGATTGAATTGTTTTACTTTGGGAATGATGCCTTTTCATGGATCTCTGAGGTGCAGTATGATTGCCTGAAAAGGCAGAGAGGGATTAAGCAAGTTTAAAGATGGCAGCTCATCGTGTCAGTTTGAACTAAACTACATGTTTCACACGTTAAGTTCCCAAAAGTTTATTTCTGTAAAaagttctctttttttcttgaatgaAAGACTTCTTtctgtaaagtaaagtaaaagttgaACACTGTGACCAAAATCTCTCACTGAGATTCACAAAAGAACTGCAActgaaatgtcattaaaaaactaaaaggagTAGAGGAGGTTGGCGAGGGTGAGCAGCGAGGATGTAGCCTCGCCCGCCTCTCGTCTCTCCTTGTCACCGTTACAGCCACACTGATTATCTCCACAATGATTTGCAAGATTTTTGCTCCTATTGGTGTTTGTTAAGCCTGGGCTCTTCCGTCCTACATGGACTCCCCACTCAGTAGGTCCCCAGGCAGCAGCGTATTGATTTGAGTGGGACTTCCCATGACCCGTCCCTCCTCTCCACTTGGGGGTCCCCACAGGCTGGAATACTGCTGCACACCACCCCACAGCAACTCTCCGCCTGTCTTTGCTCCACCTGTTCCCAGGCCAccgctactgctgctgctgccgttgTTGTTGTTCCAGTGGGGTGAGTGACCGATGGGATGGGAGGCTCCGGACCCCGACCCACCCAGCCTTGTCTGATTGGTGCCTGGAGTGGCCTGCCAGCTGGTTGTTCCGCCAAGTGACTGGCCCTGTGCAAAGAAGCGATTCACTTCCTCTTCCCCAGCAAACTCTGCTAGGATGGTGGTGTTCCCGAGCACGCACCTGGACGGAGATGAGAGGAAAAACATTCATGAGCACTGGTTAAAACTTCTTAAACATCAAACGAAGCAGTTAATTAAGAGACGTACATGTGCAGGGACTTCTGAGCCTTGGCAGCTTCATCCTTGGAGCTGTAGCGCACCACAGCGTTGCCCTGCGTCAGGTTGAGGTGGAATGTGATGAGGGGGCCATGTTGCATGCACAGTGTACGCAGAGTTGAACCGTCAATCTGGGACATAAGCAAGCACACAGAAAGACTTAGGCCATTAGTGGACAGATACAGTTAATTATCTGTGATGCTAAGAGGAGGCAGCTGATTGTTAACTGGTACCTGTGGAGTGAGGTTCCTCAGAACCAGCCAGCTACTGGTCCTGGTGGAGCTGTCTGTACTCCACGTGGTTCCTGCTgtgtaaaagagagagacacaaagatgCTTATGCTTAACATGCTTATCTGAAACCAAAGTCAGTTACCTGAACTGAATGGGTGGTGTCGATTTCCACCCAGTGTCAGTTGACATCTGTTTAACCACAAGATCTTAAGTCGTTGTCAATCCTGCCTACACTGTTACTCTGTATCTTCATAATTGGCCTGTGGTTGTTTGCCACATCAAAGTACAGCTTACGCTCATACTGCAACTTTACATACGAACACAATAATGGCGCCGTAATCTGACCTTTAGACAACTCACATTTCATGACAGaaagaaatgtcaaactttGTGTATTAGCTATGCAGTATGTCTCAACTTTTTGTTAATGCCCAATATTTCCACATAAAGAATAAGAACACCTTATATGTCATATGTCTTTGCTGCCAAAAGGTGTGCAAAAATTCCTAATAGAGTTGCAAGAATGTTTAATCCATTAATTAACTACAAATAAAACCAATAAACCAGTTTAATTGTCTTGTGTAATCAAGTAATTATTGTAAGTAATATAGGCACTCTCAATTCGGAATATATGCTTTTTtagtaaaatgatttatttatcaTTATATTACATCCTAGGTACAATGTTTTTGATGGAAGCATAAAAAACTTggcttatatactgtatatgccacTATCAGACTACCTGAGGTGTAAGAGCTGCTCCAGCCTTGGGCCAGACCCAAGGAGTTGCCCCCCCAGGTTGAAGGCTTGGTGTTGGTGAGGCCAGGTGGGGGTCGGGAAGGGGCTGTGTTGCTGCTCCGGGGGCCCTGGGGGACCTTCCACAGCTCGTGGGATAGAGAGCCTTGGTTGTGAGAAATGGGGCCTGGAGACCAAGTAGATTTCATCTCTGACAGTTTACCTGAATGGAAAAGAGTAAGGGAAAGGTTGGCCTGCAGAACCAAGTAACTGAAAGACAACTACTCCCACAGGAGGGAGTCCTGTAGAGCATAAATGGACTTAAGTTATTTAATATTTGTCCAAAGGACAGC
Encoded here:
- the LOC114570175 gene encoding uncharacterized protein LOC114570175, which produces MKTSLACILIFTQLFEASTELIFRQLTESQSLELSYFPRLERRSLTALHLYHRSAQSQTTLLSMAEGGELRVDPEYRGRLQICGGLDSLQVNVTMSHLQRSDTGLYMWELRYRENSSNQIILSAQKVFLLVEGTGRSCQCSPSYRPLLLTIFTVTGLLLLTLSWLATEKCVKARHHHRPQPPVPIYEEMTRKQQSAGIHQNNPEAPSHLEEVNFPVYANSNIRQPQENYYACPRQLALRA